GGGTTGCATCAGTATGGGCGGCGAACCAAAAAGAAACGGGATGTCATTGAACGCGAGGTCCCGGCAATCATTGATAGTGAAACCTGGGAAAAGGCTCAGAAGACACTGCAAAAGAATTGCCGCTGGACTCCTCGAACGGCTTCCGTACACTACCTGCTCAAGAGCCTGATCAAATGTGACACCTGCGGCCTCAACTACAGCGGATCCAATGATCATGGAATGAGGATCTATTATCGTTGCAACGGCAAGTCTCAGCCCCGGGGTTTCTACGGCAAACGCGGCGAATTATGCCCCTCCAAAAACCTTCCCGGCAAGTTTGAAAATGTTATCTGGGCCGATCTTGAAACATTCCTGCGCAACCCCGGACCGATCCTCGAAACACTTACCGGGCAGCTGGAGAGTGTTGAGGATCATGCTGCCAAGTGCCGTCAACAGGTGGATCTGATCGAAGGTCAGCTGGCCGGGAAGGATGAGGAGCGGGAACGGATCGTAACGTTATACAGGCGCGGCACAATTGAGCCAGCAATCCTTGATCGGCAGATAAAGGCGATAGAGACGGAGCGGGGCGAGCTTAAGGCTGCCCTGGAGACGGCACGAGAGCGCTTGTGCGGCGTGACTGACGCCAAGACCGGCATCGACTCGGCCGAGACGCTCCTGCGCGAGCTGAACGGGCGTCTGGACGGCACCTTGACGTGGGAGCTTAAGCGGGAGATCGTCGAGACCCTGGTTGAACAAATCCGGGTGGAGACAGTTGAGGAAGGCGGGAAGAAGCAGGCCGTCGTGCATGTCACTTACAAATTCGATCCTCCGCTGAAACCCACTTTGGTCGCACGAACCCACAGCGGTTCATCGCGGCAATTAATATGAGACGTGCGGGTCGCCGGGGATCTTCTCATAGCGTTCTTCAAATTCTCGAATCTTCGTTATCCACCGCTCTACACCCTCGGCCTGGCGGGTGAGAGGGATCAGCTCCGAATAGTCCCCGTATCCAGCTGCAGGCTATAGCGTTGCTGCATGGCGGACCCTCTGCTTCATCGTAAAACTCTTCTTCAGAGAAAAGGCGTTTGACCCACACCCGATCCATGGTATCCTAAGTCCCGTCTAACCGGGGGGGGCTTTCAAAGGAGAGCCAGGTCATGAGACGCCTATCGTACGGATTGTCTATTCTTCTGTTCCTGTTACCGGCGTGCAGTGATGATAATGGCACAGAACCCCTGCCAACCGACACAACGCCACCTGATATCGTCGACAATCTAACAGCCGCGGCTTCCGCGGGAGGTGTGATCACTCTCAGATGGAACGCGCCTGGGGACGACGGATACCTCGGGCAGGCCTCATTGTATGACATTCGCTTCATGGCGGCGGCGATATCTGAAGGCCAATGGGATAACGCGACACCCACAGACACCTCCATGATTCCCAAAGAGGCCGGCCGGTTGGAATCGCTGGAACTCTCCGGATTTACGGACGGCGTATGGTATTTCGCCATCAAGACCGCTGATGAGGTTCCGAATTGGTCGGATTTGTCTAATGTGGCCAGCGCCTTTGTCGGTGGCGTCGAAGCGCCCTCCATGGTGACCGATCTCGCCATCGGCTGGGCGACGCCGGAGAGCGCCATCCTCACCTGGACGGCCCCCGATAGCGGCTCCGCCCAGGGTGGTGGCGCGGTCGTCTTGTACGATCTTCGCTATGACACGGATCCCATCACGGATGAAACATGGAGCTTCGCGACCCAGGTGCCCGATGTAGATCCACCCGGTGGCGCAGGAACAGCGGAGTCCTTCGCGGTCACCGGTCTCGTGCGCGGGACGACCTACTTCTTCGCGATGAAGTGCGCCGACGAAACGCCAACATGGTCGGATTTGTCAAATGTCACGAGCGTCACAACAGGATCCCCGCAGCAGTTGACCTATGGCGGCACAGGTTTTCGCGCAACGGCGCCGACGTGGTCGCCCAACGGCGAGCAGATCGCCTTCAGCGCAAACTGGACCGGCGACTGGGAAGTTTACCGGATACCCGTGGGTTATGGTGAGCAGGCTATCCAGTTGACCGACGACCCCGGACACGACACGCACGCGTTTTTCCCCAATCGACCGGCTTGGTCGCCGGATGGCCAGAAGATCGCCTTTGTTTCCGATCGTGGAGGTGGCGAAAGTGAGCTCTGGGTCATGAATGCGGACGACGGCTCATCACCGGCTCTATTGGCCGGTCACGAAGGTTTTCCCATACAGTCATGCGCTTGGTCCCCGGATGGAACGCAGATCGTTTACCAGGCAGGGAGGCTATGGTCCTTAGTTTCGCCGACCGACATTTACCTGATTCCTTCAGCGGGTGGGACCCCCGCGTTGCTGATCAGCAGCGAAGGGGAGATTTTAAATTACGATCCTGCCTGGTCGCCCGATGGAACCCGCATCGTTTATGGCTGCGGCCGCAACTACCGCTGGGAGATTTGGCAGATGCCGGTCGACGGAGGAAACCCCATCCGGCTGCTGACTGAAGTGGCCTCGATTCACAACATGGGACCTTGTTACTCCCCGGATGGCGCTCGGATCGCCATCTATTCCAATCGGCGCAGCGACGACTATAACATTTGGACCATGTCTGACTCGGGTGGGGATTTTATCCAGCTGACAACCGATGAAGCTTGGGATGAATCCCCAGCGTGGTCCCCGGACGGCGGCCGCATCGCATTCGCATCGAACCGGGGCGGCAGCTTGGAAATCTGGATCTTGTGGTTGGATTGATCTGGGAGGACGGCCGCCAGGTTTATGCAAAGCCGGGCGGTATCGAGTACCGATTACTCTATGCTCTCCTCGGCGACAACGCCAAGCCACGACTTGGCATCGTCCATGCTGGTGAACACTTCTATGTCTGCGCCGCGCATTTCAGCAACGGTTGCACCCATTCTGCTGAGCCCATAATGAATCGGCATATCCGCGAATCGCCTGACATCGAGAAGGAATCTTGCGTCGCTCGGAAGCAGCGGGTCATCAAGCGCGGCATTAAACGTCTCTATTATATCTTCCGGCGTATGGGATCCTTCTAAGTTGATCCGAAAGAGGTTTCCAGAGAATGTATATCGGACGGGCACTGCCATCCTCCTCTTGAAATAGAACCGTGAATCTTGCCCAACATATGAACCCCCGCGGGTCGGCCTGGCTCGCCCCCGGCCTTCCCGCCTTGAACCTCGCTGATCTTCATCCGAAGCGCCAATGATATGGCAAAGCATGCCCGGCAGCTGTTTCATGGAAGGGGCGGGCGGACTTCGAGTATCCGAAGCCGCCCGCGCAGATAATGAGGTCTACATCATCACCGCCTAACTAGCCGTTGTTTTGTTCAATCTCGTCCATCGCCTGAATGATCATGGACCAGATCTCCTCCTCATCGATTCCGGTTCCCTCAAGCGGTGTGACCGCTTCTCCATTAGGGGCATACATTCCCGGTTTTCCATGCATCCCCTCACCCGGGCGCGGGAGGTTCGATAGATCCCCTGTCTCGGCTGTTTCCCGGAAGCGCTCCGCCAGATCGGCCAGGAACTGCTGTTGCGGCCCCTCCGCCTCCTCCGCCGCTTCGGTCAATTTGTCAGCGATGTTATTCATCAACTCCTTGAATTTCTCGGGCTCGGTTTCAAGAAGGGACATCATCACACTGAACCCCTTTCCCGGTTCTGATATATCGAGGCTGACACCGACATCCCCTGCCGCCTCTTGAAAAATCCCCTCCATCTGTGTCCGCATCTGCTGTCCCACCTGCATCATTTCCTGCATTTTCTGCAGGTCCAGTCCCATCCCTATTCCTGACACCTCCATGTCGCACCTCCAACTGGTTAACTATCATATAGACTCCCAAAACCCCTCACCGGGTTTCCCAGAAATTCATCGGTCGTAAATGTTGCAGAAATGTGACAGAGAGTGTGCAATCTTAGATAAGCTGAAAACAATACGCCTGGCCCGATAAGATAGAGAAAACGGCGAAGCGGAGTTCCCATACAACCTTCCCGGGTCGGTGATTATCGGCATATGACCGCATGGAGGAGACCGCAATGGATCCTACAGGAGGATATGACGAATATTCCTTCGTCTCGGAATTCTACGATTATGTTGATCCCTATAAAGAGCGTCCCGATGTCGCCTTCTACATCGACGAGGCCAGGCGTTCCGGCGGCCCGGTCCTTGAGATCGGTTGCGGCACGGGCCGCGTATTAATCCCCACGGCACGGGCCGGGGTTGAAATCGTCGGTCTCGATCTTGCCGAGGCGATGCTCGCGACCTGTCAGGAAACCCTCGCCAAGGAACCGGAAGACGTTATCCAAAGAACAAAACTCATCAATGCCGATATGTGCGACTTTGAGTTGGGACGGAAGTTTTCCCTCGCCACCATCCCCTTCCGCCCCTTTCAGCATCTGTTGACGACGGATGCTCAGCTCGCCTGTCTTCAGTCGATTCATCGTCATCTAGAGGATGGCGGCCGGCTCATTGTCGATTTGTTCAACCCAAACCTCTCCATACTCATCGAAAAGGAATTCGAGGCGGAGTGGGGCGATGAACCTGAAATTCAAATGCCGGATGGGCGTCGTGTTGTCCGCCGGATGAGACGGACGGCGCATGATCCTTTCCATCAGGTGAATCACGTCGAAATCATATACTATGTCACGCATCCGGACGGCCGGGAGGAACGCCTGGTGCACGCCTTTAAAATGAGGTACCTGTTCCGTTATGAAGCGGAACACCTGCTTCATCGCACCGGATTCGAGGTGGAAAATCTCTACGCCGACTACGAGAGAAAACCGTATGGCTCGATCTATCCCGGCGAATTGATTTTTGTGGCGGTCAAGCGTTAAAAGACAACGGCCCGGGTTTTCCCCGGGCCGTTTGCATGCCATTTTTAAATTAACTACTTCTTGGCCACAACCACCAGCCGCTTCGCCTGATGATTGTAGGGGCCTCCCTCCAAGTCACCGAAAGCCTCGGTCGTGCGGAATCCCGCGCTTTTCATCAGCCCTTGGAGTTCGGCCGCGGAGTAGAGACGATGTGAAAGGTGAAGATCCTTCCGCTCGCCGTCTCTGAGGATAATCCAGCGATTCTCAATCCAACTCCAACTTTCCTTAACTTCCCGTTCCTCAAGAATGATAAACCCGTCGCCTTCATACCAATCCCGTTCTTTAAACATCCGCGCCAGGATCTCCTTTCCCATCAGATCCATGAGCAGCCGGCCGCCGGGACGGATAGAACGGTAGAGATTGCCGAGAACCTTTTCATCATCCGCCGGATCGCGAAAATAGCCGAATGATGTGTACATATTGATCGCGGCGTCATAGGCGTTTGCCCGCATGAATTCCCGCATATCCTCATGGACAAACTCGATGCCAAGTCCTTCCTTCGACGCGCGCTCCCGGGCGGCATCCAGATATTTCTTTGTGCGGTCAACCGCCGTCACCCGGAAGCCGCGTTTTGCCAGCTCAATGGAGTGGCGGCCGACGCCGCAGCACAGATCGAGGATGTGTGATCCGGGTTTAAGATCCAGCCGGGCGATGACATTTTCGATTTCTCCCGCAGCGATCTCTCGGCGCCGCTCCGGAAACAAGACATCCTCCACGTCTTTCCAGAAAGAATCATCCTCATGCCAAGGTTTCATGGCGCACCTCCCTGGGGTTTCGCGGTGAAATTTCAAATAGCCGCATCAGGAATGCACAGATATCATATTCTATCTTGCATCAAAGAGTGGGGATTTCTCGAGTTTATTGCAGCAGGTTCAAATTAGTCGATATGAACATTTATCAACGGCAGCCACTGCAGCCCCGCCGGATTGTTCTTAGCGTTATTCAAGAGCCCGAGTTGGACTCCATTCAGCGTCTCGGCCATATTCAAGAGACCGATTGTCAAACCGGTGCACTCGCCCTTGATCCGGCAGTAGGCGCCGGTACCGAATCCGGTGAACTCCTCGGCCTTTAATTCCAATCCCGCAAGA
This window of the Candidatus Eisenbacteria bacterium genome carries:
- a CDS encoding recombinase family protein encodes the protein MKAAIYARVSTEEQREKQTIQTQRQFAEKYCELHEISVFDVYSDDGITGTLPLKKRPAGAKLLQDAEAGRFDTMLFYRLDRLGRDPRVTLEALDQLEQLGVKIKSMTEPFDTGDATGRFYVTVLSGVAGLERETFLERSRAGTERLAREGTWLGGISPYGYRVEGKKREARLIVSDEPLPGLPLSEADVIRMIYHLSANEGRSSTEIARRLNMLNIPPSYVKDGRVPLRGKRKQNTAGIWWPGRIRNILVNTTYRGLHQYGRRTKKKRDVIEREVPAIIDSETWEKAQKTLQKNCRWTPRTASVHYLLKSLIKCDTCGLNYSGSNDHGMRIYYRCNGKSQPRGFYGKRGELCPSKNLPGKFENVIWADLETFLRNPGPILETLTGQLESVEDHAAKCRQQVDLIEGQLAGKDEERERIVTLYRRGTIEPAILDRQIKAIETERGELKAALETARERLCGVTDAKTGIDSAETLLRELNGRLDGTLTWELKREIVETLVEQIRVETVEEGGKKQAVVHVTYKFDPPLKPTLVARTHSGSSRQLI
- a CDS encoding class I SAM-dependent methyltransferase; this translates as MDPTGGYDEYSFVSEFYDYVDPYKERPDVAFYIDEARRSGGPVLEIGCGTGRVLIPTARAGVEIVGLDLAEAMLATCQETLAKEPEDVIQRTKLINADMCDFELGRKFSLATIPFRPFQHLLTTDAQLACLQSIHRHLEDGGRLIVDLFNPNLSILIEKEFEAEWGDEPEIQMPDGRRVVRRMRRTAHDPFHQVNHVEIIYYVTHPDGREERLVHAFKMRYLFRYEAEHLLHRTGFEVENLYADYERKPYGSIYPGELIFVAVKR
- a CDS encoding class I SAM-dependent methyltransferase, encoding MKPWHEDDSFWKDVEDVLFPERRREIAAGEIENVIARLDLKPGSHILDLCCGVGRHSIELAKRGFRVTAVDRTKKYLDAARERASKEGLGIEFVHEDMREFMRANAYDAAINMYTSFGYFRDPADDEKVLGNLYRSIRPGGRLLMDLMGKEILARMFKERDWYEGDGFIILEEREVKESWSWIENRWIILRDGERKDLHLSHRLYSAAELQGLMKSAGFRTTEAFGDLEGGPYNHQAKRLVVVAKK